One part of the Vicia villosa cultivar HV-30 ecotype Madison, WI linkage group LG6, Vvil1.0, whole genome shotgun sequence genome encodes these proteins:
- the LOC131612161 gene encoding F-box protein CPR1-like, whose protein sequence is MLNKSVHLPEELIIEILLRLTVKNVLRCKCVCKSWFSLISNPNFATSHSQLAASPTDKLVCLRNNSETLLSIDFNASLNNDSSYASLSHEFLPPRSYSEIGGSCRGFIFLLSYPDFFYLWNPSTGVHKNIPPSPNSITIVSGSYLETFLYGLAYDHSTDDYLVVLGSCDCRHLDYRIPCSISFEIFSLRDNNWKYIEVDSHLIIQYGCDSNAGLLLNDSIHWMVRNWEVPTHVYFDVIIAFDLKESRMLEIALPYGFDYKDYPSNHNLLVLGGLICASIVEMHTIKIWVMKKYAVHSSWTKILEFSVDPALHCSLSIVCFTNSGDIIGRDNEGGLTKFNDKGQLLERHSSPKSIKSNRFQMALYTESLLSLPCAIEQV, encoded by the coding sequence ATGTTAAACAAGAGCGTTCATCTTCCTGAGGAACTGATAATTGAAATTCTGTTGAGATTAACAGTGAAGAATGTATTGCGTTGCAAGTGCGTATGTAAGTCATGGTTTTCTCTCATCTCTAATCCCAATTTTGCAACTTCACACTCTCAACTTGCCGCCTCGCCCACAGATAAACTTGTCTGTTTACGAAACAATTCTGAAACCCTCCTATCGATTGATTTTAATGCATCGCTTAACAATGACTCATCATATGCTTCGCTAAGCCACGAATTTCTGCCCCCGCGATCATATTCTGAAATTGGAGGTTCCTGCAGAGGGTTTATATTTTTGCTTAGTTACCCTGACTTCTTCTATCTATGGAATCCATCCACAGGTGTCCATAAAAACATACCTCCCTCTCCTAATAGTATAACTATTGTCTCCGGTTCCTATCTTGAAACTTTTCTGTATGGTCTTGCATACGACCATTCTACTGATGATTACTTGGTAGTTTTAGGTTCCTGTGATTGTCGTCATTTAGATTATAGGATACCTTGTTCCATTTCCTTTGAGATTTTCTCACTGAGAGATAATAACTGGAAATATATCGAGGTTGATTCTCATTTGATCATTCAATATGGATGTGATTCTAATGCCGGGTTACTCTTGAATGATTCTATTCATTGGATGGTTCGTAATTGGGAGGTCCCAACACACGTTTATTTTGACGTTATTATTGCCTTTGATTTAAAGGAAAGCAGAATGTTAGAGATAGCCCTGCCTTATGGTTTTGATTATAAAGATTATCCTAGCAACCATAATTTGCTGGTACTTGGCGGACTTATATGTGCATCGATTGTGGAGATGCATACAATTAAGATATGGGTGATGAAAAAATATGCAGTGCATTCATCTTGGACTAAGATTCTTGAAttttctgttgatcctgcattgCACTGTTCTTTATCCATAGTATGCTTTACAAATAGTGGTGATATAATTGGAAGAGATAATGAAGGTGGATTGACGAAGTTTAATGACAAAGGACAGCTGCTGGAGCGTCACTCCAGTCCCAAGAGCATCAAGTCAAACAGATTCCAAATGGCGTTGTATACCGAGTCTCTGCTTTCACTCCCTTGTGCCATTGAGCAGGTTTAA
- the LOC131612158 gene encoding F-box/kelch-repeat protein At3g06240-like — MAKKSVHLPLELITEILLRLPVKTVLCCKCVCKSWLSLISDPDFGTSHFQLAASQPTHRLVSLKNYCFPLKTLSIDFDASLNDDSSYSSLLSLRFLHLRSFCEIVGSCRGFLLLTCDKDFYIWNPSTGVIKHIPVSVSPITMASNDNLYGFGYDPSIDDYLIVLGSFKHTNDPADSSIDLAIFSLRANQWKQIQSASHFPYWTIANAWLLLNEVIHWFCYNYETSRYAIIAFDFKETRMSEIALPDEFIFSVRNSFSINFDLSELGGLISAYNVENYRIEIWVMQEYKVHSSWTKTLNFSFHPALDFSPLCFTNCGDIVGTVRGGGLVKFNDKGQLLERHSYSNFCFKRSQMVVYRESLLSLPSGTGQALDDS, encoded by the coding sequence ATGGCGAAGAAGAGTGTGCATCTTCCGTTGGAACTCATAACGGAAATCCTGTTGAGGTTGCCGGTGAAGACTGTATTATGCTGCAAGTGCGTCTGCAAGTCATGGCTATCCCTTATCTCTGATCCCGATTTCGGTACTTCACATTTTCAACTTGCTGCCTCACAGCCTACCCATAGACTTGTCTCCTTAAAAAATTATTGTTTCCCTCTTAAAACTCTATCTATAGATTTTGATGCATCACTTAACGATGATTCATCTTATTCTTCTTTGCTAAGCCTTCGATTTTTGCATCTCCGATCTTTTTGTGAAATTGTTGGCTCTTGTAGAGGCTTTTTGTTGTTGACATGTGACAAAGACTTCTACATATGGAATCCATCCACCGGTGTTATCAAACACATACCTGTCTCTGTCTCTCCTATAACTATGGCCTCCAATGATAATTTGTATGGCTTTGGATATGACCCATCAATAGATGATTACTTAATAGTTTTGGGGTCCTTTAAACACACCAATGATCCTGCAGATAGTTCTATTGACTTAGCCATTTTCTCACTTAGAGCTAATCAATGGAAGCAAATTCAGTCTGCTTCTCATTTTCCTTATTGGACTATTGCTAATGCCTGGTTGCTCTTGAATGAGGTTATTCATTGGTTTTGTTATAATTACGAGACTTCAAGGTATGCTATTATTGCCTTTGATTTTAAGGAAACCAGAATGTCAGAGATAGCTCTGCCGGATGAATTTATTTTCAGTGTTCGTAACTCTTTTTCTATAAATTTTGATTTGTCGGAACTTGGAGGACTTATTAGTGCATATAATGTGGAGAATTATAGAATTGAGATATGGGTCATGCAAGAATACAAAGTGCATTCATCTTGGACTAAGACtcttaatttttcttttcatcctgcTCTGGATTTTTCGCCATTATGCTTTACAAATTGTGGCGATATAGTTGGAACAGTTCGTGGTGGTGGATTAGTCAAGTTTAATGACAAAGGACAGTTACTAGAGCGTCACTCTTACAGTAACTTTTGCTTCAAAAGATCCCAAATGGTTGTCTATAGAGAGTCTCTGCTTTCACTCCCTAGTGGCACTGGGCAAGCTTTAGACGACTCTTGA
- the LOC131612160 gene encoding F-box protein CPR1-like translates to MAKKSVHLPLELITEILLRLPVKTVLRCKRVCKSWLSLISHPDFGTSHFQLTAAEPTNRLVFLDNFFDVPEILSIDFDASLNDDSSYSSLLSLQFFQLRSICEIVGSCRGFLLLTCDKDFYIWNPSTGVIKYTPVSVSPITMASNDHIPCLLYGFGYDPSTDDYLVVLGSFKHTNDPADSSIDLAIFSFRANQWKQIQSASHFPYWIIDTCVYPGVGLLLNHVIHWLVYNYETSRYAIIAFDLKEMTMSEIALPDEFIFSVRNTSSIERDLLELGGLISAYHMKNYTIEIWVMQEYKVHSSWTKTLHFSFYPAPDFSPLCFTNCGDIVGTVRDGGLVKFNDKGELLERHSYGNCCFQRCQMVVYTESLLSLPSGTGQALDDSR, encoded by the coding sequence ATGGCAAAGAAGAGTGTGCATCTTCCGTTGGAACTGATAACGGAAATCCTGTTGAGATTGCCGGTGAAGACTGTATTACGCTGCAAGCGCGTCTGTAAGTCATGGCTTTCCCTTATCTCTCATCCCGATTTCGGTACTTCACATTTTCAACTTACTGCCGCAGAGCCTACCAATAGACTTGTGTTCCTAGACAATTTTTTTGATGTTCCTGAAATCCTATCTATAGATTTTGATGCATCACTTAACGATGATTCATCATATTCTTCTTTGCTAAGCCTTCAATTTTTCCAGCTCCGATCTATTTGTGAAATTGTTGGCTCTTGTAGAGGCTTTTTGTTGTTGACTTGTGACAAAGACTTCTACATATGGAATCCATCCACCGGTGTTATCAAATACACACCTGTCTCTGTCTCTCCTATAACTATGGCCTCCAATGATCATATTCCCTGTCTTTTGTATGGCTTTGGATATGACCCATCAACAGATGATTACTTAGTAGTTTTGGGGTCCTTCAAACACACCAATGATCCTGCAGATAGTTCTATTGACTTAGCCATTTTCTCATTTAGAGCTAATCAATGGAAGCAAATTCAGTCTGCTTCTCATTTTCCTTATTGGATTATTGATACATGCGTATATCCTGGAGTCGGGTTGCTCTTGAATCATGTTATTCATTGGTTGGTTTATAATTATGAGACTTCAAGGTATGCCATTATTGCCTTTGATTTAAAGGAAATGACAATGTCAGAGATAGCTCTGCCGGATGAATTTATTTTCAGTGTTCGTAACACTTCTTCTATAGAACGGGATTTGTTGGAACTTGGAGGACTTATTAGTGCATATCATATGAAGAATTATACAATTGAGATATGGGTCATGCAAGAATACAAAGTGCATTCCTCTTGGACTAAGactcttcatttttctttttatcctGCTCCGGATTTTTCGCCATTATGCTTTACAAACTGTGGCGATATAGTTGGAACAGTTCGTGATGGTGGATTAGTCAAGTTTAATGACAAAGGAGAGCTTTTAGAGCGTCACTCTTACGGTAACTGTTGCTTCCAAAGATGTCAAATGGTTGTCTATACAGAGTCTCTGCTTTCACTCCCTAGTGGCACTGGGCAAGCTTTAGACGACTCTCGATAA